From the genome of Campylobacter lari:
TAAAAAACGCTATAGAGAACTTGCCAAAAAATACCACCCTGATATTTTAAACGCAAACAATAGTGATGAAGAAAAAATCAAAGAAGGTGTTAAAAAATTTCAAGAAATTAATGAATCATATGAATTTTTAAAACAATATATAGAAAGGAAAAATTAATGAAAGCACTAATTAGTGTGAGTGATAAAGAAGGTGTTGTAGAATTTGCTAGCGAACTTACTAAATTAGGTTATGAGCTTTTATCCACCGGAGGTACTTATAAGCTTTTAAAAGAAAATAATTTACAAGTACAAGAAGTTAGTGAATTTACTCAAAGCCCTGAAATGTTTGAAGGGCGTGTTAAAACATTGCACCCAAAAATTCATGGTGGAATTTTATACAAAAGAGAAAATGAAGATCATCAAAAACAAGCCAAAGATTACAACATCGAAAGTATAGACTTGCTTTGTGTGAATTTATATCCTTTCAAAAAAACTACAATTTTAACCCAAGATTTTGATGAGATTGTAGAAAATATCGACATTGGTGGTCCTGCTATGATACGCAGTGGTGCAAAAAACTTTAAAAATGTCATTGTCGTTTGTGATATTTTAGACTATGATAAAATCATACAAGCTTTAAAAGATAATACCTTAGATCTTGATTTTAGAAGAGCATTGATGATCAAAGCTTATGAGCATACAGCAAATTATGATGCTTACATAGCAAATTATATGAATGAGCGTTTTAATGGTGGCTTTGGTGCAAGTAAATTTATCGTAGGTCAAAAAGTGTTTGACACAAGATATGGAGAAAACCCTCATCAAAAAGGTGCTTTATATGAATTTGATGACTTTTTCACACACAATTTTACAACCTTAAAAGGTGAAGCAAGTTTTAACAATCTAACCGATATTAACGCGGCTTTAAATTTAGCAAGTGCTTTTGATAAAGCTCCGGCAGTAGCCATTGTAAAACATGCAAATGCTTGCGGATTTGCCATAAAAGAAAACTTACTCCAAAGCTATATCCATGCTCTTAAATGCGATACCTTAAGTGCTTATGGTGGGGTTGTTGCTATCAATGGAACTTTAGATAAAGAATTAGCGCAAAAAATCAATGAAATTTATATAGAAGTTATTATTGCAGCAAATGTAGACGATGATGCTTTGGAAGTTTTTAAAGATAAAAAGCGTATTAAAATCTTTACACAAAAAGCGCCATTTTTAACTAGAGCTTATGATAAATATGATTTTAAGCACATAGATGGTGGTTTTGTATATCAAGATAGTGATGAAGTTAAAGAAGATGAATTAAAAAATGCGATTTTAAAAAGCGAAAGAAAAGCTAATGAACAAGAATTAAAAGATCTTGAAATAGCTATGAAAATTGCTGCATTTACTAAATCAAACAATGTAGTTTATGTAAAAAATGGAGCTATGGTAGCCATTGGTATGGGTATGACAAGTCGTATCGATGCAGCTAAAGCAGCTATTAATAAAGCCAAGGAAATGGGGCTTGATCTAAATGGTTGTGTTTTAGCAAGCGAAGCTTTCTTTCCATTTAGAGATAGTATAGATGAGGCTAGCAAAATAGGAGTAAAAGCCATCATTGAACCGGGTGGAAGCATAAGAGATGAGGATATCATCCAAGCTGCTAATGAGTATGGTATCGCATTATACTTTAGCGGCATAAGACACTTTTTACACTAATAAAAGGAGTTTTAAATGTTTAAGAGCATAGGTGCAAAAATATCTTTAGCAATGATTTCTACATTGCTAATTAGTTTTATTATCATGCAGATTATCTTACAAAAAGATTCTCAACAAACTACAGATAGAATCAGCCGTGCACATTTAGATACTTTAAGTACTTCTGTTTTTCAAACATTAAGAATGGCAATGAATTTGGGCGATCCTGCTATTATAGAACAAGCTATAAAAGATGCTGGTGAAATAGAAGGTATAAAAGATATTAAAATTTATCCTTCAAAAAGCACAGTTGAGCTCTTTGAAATACAACATTTTACAAAAAGTGATGAGAGTATTATCAACGAGCAATTTAACAAGCCAGAAATTAAAGCCGTTGAAATCAATAACGAACAAGGACATTATCTAAGACTTATACGCCCACTTATCGCCAATAAAGGTTGTCTTGCTTGTCATGCTAATGCTAAAGAAGGTGATGTTTTGGGTGTTATGGATATGTACAATGATTTAAAACATGTAGATGATGATTTGGCAAGTTCAGCTAGAACCTATATTATAATCTTTAGTGTTGCTTTACTTTTTACCGTTTTTGCTGTACTTTATATTTTAAAAATAGTTGTAGGTAATCCTGTTTTAGATCTTTTAAAACATGCCAAAGAACTAGCTAGCGGCGATGGAGATTTACGCGCAAGAATTAATATAAAAAGCACCGATGAAATAGGTAAAGCTTGCACCTACATCAACCAATTTATTGAAAAAATTCAAAATACAGTGATTTCTACTAATAAAAATTCTCAAATGGTAGATAAACAATCTAAACTTTTAAATGCTAATGCACTTGATCTAGCAAATAGAACTAAAGAAGGTCATACAAAAACTGATGAATCTTATCATTTAAGTGAGCAAATTCATACAGAATTACAAGATCTTGCTGAACTTTCAAATAACGCAAATAAAGCCAATACAAAATCTTTTGAAGTTTTAAACACTATGCTTGACTCATTAAATCAAGTAGTAGATAAGGTAAAAGTTGTAGCTGAAAATGAAGATATATTATCTCAAAAAGTAGAAGTTATGGAAAAACAAGCAGAAGAGATTAAAAAAGCTTCTGACATGATGGGAGAAATTGCTGATAAAACCAATCTATTATCTTTAAATGCAGGTATTGAAGCTGCGCGTGCTGGAGAATTTGGTCGTGGCTTTTCAGTTATTGCTGAAGATGTAAGAAATCTTGCTCAAAATTCAGAAGAATTTTTAAAAAATATTGCCATCGTAACCAAACAATTGGTAGATAGTATCAATGAAGTTTCCAAAGAGTTAAAACACAATGCTAACGAAATTAACTCTTTAAATCAAGATGCAAAAGAACTTGTAGAAGGAACCAATGAAGTAAAAGTTTGCAATGAAAATGCAAGAGATTTAGCAAATGCTTGCATGCAAAAAATTTCAAGCACACAAGAAACTTTGCAATCTTTGCTTGATAAAATGCAAGAAACGGTAAAATTAAGTGATAAAAATGAAGAAATTTCAAAAATTTTATTAGATGTTGCTCATGAGTTAAATATAGTTTGTCAAAATTTAGAGGATGAATTAAAACATTTTCATGTATAAATCAAAGGAGTATAAAAATGAAAAAAATAATCACATTAAGTATAGCGAGCTTAGCTATTTTTAGTGGGTGTTCTGTGGCAAATTTAAGTGTTGATGATTTACAAAATAAAGAATTTACTATAAGTTCTTATGAAGCTAATGGAAAAAATCATGAACTTCCTCAAAATACTAAAGCAAGCATTAGTTTTGATAATAAAGATAAAAGAGTTTTTGGTGTATCAGGATGTAATAGATTTTTTGGAAACTATAAAGATCAAGGAAGTAGTATCAAAATAGAAGATAATCTTGCTTCGACAAAAATGCTTTGCGATCAAGAATCTATGAAATTTGAAAACGACTTCTTAAGATATTTTAATGGAGAATTTCAAATTATTAGTGATGATGATGGAATTATTTTAGAAAATAAGAAAATGAAAATTTATTTAAAATAAGCCTCTAGGCTTATTTTAAATGCTCTAATATATTCTCACAAACCATTCTAGGTTCTTTTGCCTTATAAATAGGTCTTCCAACCACGATAAAATCTGACAGATTATCCTTAGCACACTGTATATCAGCTACTCTTTTTTGATCATCTAAATTTTCTTTAAAAGGACGAATTCCAGGAGTTAGTGTAATAAAATTTGTATTTGTATTTTCTTTAATCAATAAGCTCTCATATACCGAACAAACCATACCATCAAGACCGCTTTCATAGCTAATTTTAGAAAATTCCTTAACGGCTTGTTTGATATTTTGTCTATATATACTAAAAAATTCTTGCTCATCAAAACTAGTTAAAGCAGATACAGCAAGCACCAAAGGTCTTTTACTCAAAACACTTAAACGCTCCATAATCATACACATAGCACTTTTACCTGCACTTGCGTGGATATTAAACATATCCACATCAAGTTTAGCAAGCTCTTCGCAAGCATCTGCCATGGTATTTGGTATATCATAAAGCTTTAAATCTAAAAAGATTTTAAAATCATCCACTTTTTTAATCGCCTCTAAAAGCTTTACCCCATCTCTTAAATATGATCTAAGCCCTATTTTAACCCAAAGATCTAAACCTTTTAATTCTTTAGCCAAACTAATACACTCATCATAACTTGACACATCAAAAGCCACACAAAGTTTCATTGCTTTTCCTTGTTAATTTTATCCAACACCCCGTTGATAAATTTAGGAGCATTATCTCCTGCCATTTCTTTTGCAAGCTCTATAGCCTCATTAATGATAATCGCTTTTTGTGTAGAAGTAAATAAAATCTCATAAGTACCCAAACGCAAAATGGCCTTTTCTATACTAGCTACTCCATCTAATTTGTGCTCTTTCAAACACTCATTGATTTTCTCATCAAGCAAAGTAAGTTGCTCATTGATACCATTATATAAATCTAGAGTGAATTTTCTTTGGTCATTGCGAATTTTTTTCTCATCCAAAAATTCATTGATAAAATCTTTATTTTCTTGATTTAACTGTGCTGCATAAAGCAAAGAAACTATACTTTGTCTTACTTGGTGTCTAGTAGCCATTTTAAGCCTTAATTTTTTGGATTAAATTAAGCATTTCAACTACAGTAAGCATAGCTTCAAAACCCTTATTACCTGCTTTACTACCTGCTCTTTCTATGGCTTGCTCTAAAGTATCAGTTGTTAAAACTCCAAAACTTACAGGTATATTGGTTCCAAGCCCTACACTTGCTATACCTTTAGTAGTTTCAGCTGCTACATAATCAAAATGTGGTGTACTTCCACGAATTACTGCTCCAACACAACAAATTCCATCAAATTTTTTACTCTCACAAGCTTGTTTTAATGCAAAAGGAATTTCAAAAGCACCTGGCACTAAGATAAGACTTAAGTTTTCTTCCTTGCCCCCATGTCTTAAAAAAGCATCTTTAGCACCTTCAACTAAACGATCTGTGATGATATGATTAAATCTTGCATTGATAATCGCAATTTTCTCATCACCTTTTAAACTTAAATTTCCCTCTATTATCTTCATAATTTTCCTTTTCTAAATGATTTCTTGAATTTTTAAAAGCGTATTTACGCAGTTTTTAAGTCTTGAAAGATCAAGCATATTTGGTCCATCACATAAAGCTTTGCAAGGATCAATGTGCGTTTCAAAGAAAAATCCATCTACACCAACACTAGCAGCAGCTCTTGCTAATGGCTCTACAAATTCACTTTTGCCTCCACTACTTCCACCGTTTGCTCCTGGCATTTGCACACTATGAGTAGCATCAAAAATAACTGGAGCATATTTTCTCATGATAACCAAACTTCTCATATCTACGACCAAATTTCCATAACCAAAACTCGAACCTCTCTCAGCTACAAAAACTCCATTTTCTTTGGCTATTTCAAAACCTTCTTCATCAATGCCTCTAGTTTGTAAAATTTTAGCTACACTGTATTTAATATCTTCAGGATTTAAAAATTGCCCTTTTTTTACATTTACCTTGGCTTTTGTTTTAGCAGCAGCTACTAATAAATCAGTTTGCCTGCATAAAAAGGCAGGAATTTGTAAAACATCTACAACCTCAGCCGCAACACTCGCTTGAGAACTCTCATGAATATCAGTAAGAATTTGCATGCCAAATTTATCTTTCACTTTTTGCAAAATTTCCAAGCCTTTTTCAAGACCTGGCCCTCTAAAACTATTAATACTAGTTCTATTTGCTTTATCAAAACTTGATTTAAAATAAAAATCAATTCTACCATCTTTTAAAAAGCATTCAAGCTCTT
Proteins encoded in this window:
- the purH gene encoding bifunctional phosphoribosylaminoimidazolecarboxamide formyltransferase/IMP cyclohydrolase, which codes for MKALISVSDKEGVVEFASELTKLGYELLSTGGTYKLLKENNLQVQEVSEFTQSPEMFEGRVKTLHPKIHGGILYKRENEDHQKQAKDYNIESIDLLCVNLYPFKKTTILTQDFDEIVENIDIGGPAMIRSGAKNFKNVIVVCDILDYDKIIQALKDNTLDLDFRRALMIKAYEHTANYDAYIANYMNERFNGGFGASKFIVGQKVFDTRYGENPHQKGALYEFDDFFTHNFTTLKGEASFNNLTDINAALNLASAFDKAPAVAIVKHANACGFAIKENLLQSYIHALKCDTLSAYGGVVAINGTLDKELAQKINEIYIEVIIAANVDDDALEVFKDKKRIKIFTQKAPFLTRAYDKYDFKHIDGGFVYQDSDEVKEDELKNAILKSERKANEQELKDLEIAMKIAAFTKSNNVVYVKNGAMVAIGMGMTSRIDAAKAAINKAKEMGLDLNGCVLASEAFFPFRDSIDEASKIGVKAIIEPGGSIRDEDIIQAANEYGIALYFSGIRHFLH
- a CDS encoding methyl-accepting chemotaxis protein, with protein sequence MFKSIGAKISLAMISTLLISFIIMQIILQKDSQQTTDRISRAHLDTLSTSVFQTLRMAMNLGDPAIIEQAIKDAGEIEGIKDIKIYPSKSTVELFEIQHFTKSDESIINEQFNKPEIKAVEINNEQGHYLRLIRPLIANKGCLACHANAKEGDVLGVMDMYNDLKHVDDDLASSARTYIIIFSVALLFTVFAVLYILKIVVGNPVLDLLKHAKELASGDGDLRARINIKSTDEIGKACTYINQFIEKIQNTVISTNKNSQMVDKQSKLLNANALDLANRTKEGHTKTDESYHLSEQIHTELQDLAELSNNANKANTKSFEVLNTMLDSLNQVVDKVKVVAENEDILSQKVEVMEKQAEEIKKASDMMGEIADKTNLLSLNAGIEAARAGEFGRGFSVIAEDVRNLAQNSEEFLKNIAIVTKQLVDSINEVSKELKHNANEINSLNQDAKELVEGTNEVKVCNENARDLANACMQKISSTQETLQSLLDKMQETVKLSDKNEEISKILLDVAHELNIVCQNLEDELKHFHV
- a CDS encoding META domain-containing protein; translated protein: MKKIITLSIASLAIFSGCSVANLSVDDLQNKEFTISSYEANGKNHELPQNTKASISFDNKDKRVFGVSGCNRFFGNYKDQGSSIKIEDNLASTKMLCDQESMKFENDFLRYFNGEFQIISDDDGIILENKKMKIYLK
- the pyrF gene encoding orotidine-5'-phosphate decarboxylase; amino-acid sequence: MKLCVAFDVSSYDECISLAKELKGLDLWVKIGLRSYLRDGVKLLEAIKKVDDFKIFLDLKLYDIPNTMADACEELAKLDVDMFNIHASAGKSAMCMIMERLSVLSKRPLVLAVSALTSFDEQEFFSIYRQNIKQAVKEFSKISYESGLDGMVCSVYESLLIKENTNTNFITLTPGIRPFKENLDDQKRVADIQCAKDNLSDFIVVGRPIYKAKEPRMVCENILEHLK
- the nusB gene encoding transcription antitermination factor NusB, translated to MATRHQVRQSIVSLLYAAQLNQENKDFINEFLDEKKIRNDQRKFTLDLYNGINEQLTLLDEKINECLKEHKLDGVASIEKAILRLGTYEILFTSTQKAIIINEAIELAKEMAGDNAPKFINGVLDKINKEKQ
- the ribH gene encoding 6,7-dimethyl-8-ribityllumazine synthase; amino-acid sequence: MKIIEGNLSLKGDEKIAIINARFNHIITDRLVEGAKDAFLRHGGKEENLSLILVPGAFEIPFALKQACESKKFDGICCVGAVIRGSTPHFDYVAAETTKGIASVGLGTNIPVSFGVLTTDTLEQAIERAGSKAGNKGFEAMLTVVEMLNLIQKIKA
- the kdsA gene encoding 3-deoxy-8-phosphooctulonate synthase yields the protein MKKMILITGPCVIENEELVFKVAQELECFLKDGRIDFYFKSSFDKANRTSINSFRGPGLEKGLEILQKVKDKFGMQILTDIHESSQASVAAEVVDVLQIPAFLCRQTDLLVAAAKTKAKVNVKKGQFLNPEDIKYSVAKILQTRGIDEEGFEIAKENGVFVAERGSSFGYGNLVVDMRSLVIMRKYAPVIFDATHSVQMPGANGGSSGGKSEFVEPLARAAASVGVDGFFFETHIDPCKALCDGPNMLDLSRLKNCVNTLLKIQEII